The Thermonema lapsum genome window below encodes:
- a CDS encoding transaldolase family protein has translation MELYLDSANMQEIEEAFKLGFLTGLTTTPTFMHREGIRDIDATIIKLSKMVPILQIEALGETADEIVKEAERLIGLGLDKEKTVFKIPVSLEGVKACKRLTDQGYKVNVHLVYTLQQAYMAMAAGATYVCPLVGRLQDQGHDALALVEQCVKAVNYYGYPSKIMFSSVRHPEHVRNAINIGVHTCTVPWKVMKMLTENNFTTLGTQQFFEHTKLMTMCVKDVIKPYNPVVRLDQSVLDATIQMTESGFGAVTVVNDKGEIVGIFTDGDLRRRLRENGKDILQKRMNEFEWRKPLTIEAGALLHEAVELLRQKSVDNLVVTDQGKLVGMLDVQDLLQLNIFV, from the coding sequence ATGGAATTGTATCTTGATTCTGCCAATATGCAGGAAATTGAGGAAGCCTTCAAGTTGGGTTTCCTGACTGGTCTTACCACCACGCCTACCTTTATGCACCGCGAAGGGATTCGCGACATCGACGCCACCATCATCAAACTGTCGAAGATGGTGCCCATCTTACAAATAGAGGCATTGGGCGAGACCGCCGACGAAATCGTGAAAGAAGCCGAGCGTCTTATTGGTTTGGGCTTAGACAAGGAAAAAACCGTTTTCAAAATACCAGTTTCTTTGGAAGGGGTGAAGGCATGCAAACGCCTGACCGACCAAGGATACAAAGTGAACGTACATTTGGTATATACCTTGCAGCAAGCTTATATGGCAATGGCTGCGGGGGCTACCTATGTGTGTCCTCTGGTGGGGCGCCTGCAAGACCAAGGGCATGATGCGCTGGCGTTGGTAGAGCAGTGCGTGAAAGCTGTAAACTACTATGGCTATCCGTCAAAGATTATGTTCTCTTCGGTGCGTCATCCTGAGCATGTGCGCAACGCCATCAATATAGGCGTACACACCTGTACGGTGCCTTGGAAGGTGATGAAGATGCTCACTGAAAACAACTTCACTACGCTGGGCACGCAGCAGTTCTTTGAGCATACCAAGCTCATGACCATGTGTGTGAAAGATGTAATAAAGCCCTATAACCCAGTTGTGCGTTTAGATCAAAGCGTGCTCGATGCTACCATTCAAATGACGGAGTCGGGCTTTGGTGCTGTAACCGTGGTGAATGACAAGGGAGAAATTGTGGGCATCTTTACCGATGGTGACCTGCGCCGCCGCTTGCGTGAAAATGGTAAAGACATCCTGCAAAAAAGGATGAATGAGTTTGAGTGGCGCAAACCGCTGACCATAGAAGCCGGAGCACTCTTGCATGAAGCCGTGGAGTTGTTGCGTCAAAAGTCCGTGGATAACTTGGTGGTTACCGACCAAGGTAAGCTCGTCGGCATGCTGGATGTGCAAGACCTGTTGCAACTAAATATCTTTGTATAA
- the kdsA gene encoding 3-deoxy-8-phosphooctulonate synthase, producing MKKRIVQVGDIACGSEQLFLISGPCVIEDESIMMQTAQKLKEISERLGIPVIYKSSFQKDNRSSLKYYTGPGLEEGLRILQKIKDTFGFPVLSDVHYPSQVAAAAEVLDVIQIPAYLCMQTDLMVTVAKTGKVINIKHGQFLAPENMIKPVQKAVDAGNDQIILTERGYTFGYNDLIVDPRSFYHLNQTGYPVVFDITHSIRKYGIPSADPRGGAREFLPTIARAGVAAGVDGVFIETHPNPAEALCDAASQMCVFDLEEFLKPLIEIHNLEVKYRPVFSEQTETK from the coding sequence ATGAAAAAACGAATTGTTCAAGTAGGTGATATTGCTTGTGGCAGCGAGCAATTGTTCCTTATCTCAGGTCCTTGTGTGATTGAGGATGAGAGTATCATGATGCAGACTGCCCAGAAGCTGAAAGAGATTTCCGAGCGGCTCGGTATTCCGGTCATCTATAAGTCTTCTTTTCAAAAAGACAACCGCAGTTCTCTGAAGTATTATACCGGTCCCGGTTTAGAAGAGGGCTTGCGCATCCTGCAGAAGATAAAAGATACTTTTGGGTTTCCGGTGCTCTCCGATGTGCACTACCCTTCGCAAGTGGCGGCTGCAGCCGAAGTGTTGGATGTCATTCAAATACCGGCATATCTGTGCATGCAAACCGACTTGATGGTAACCGTTGCTAAGACGGGCAAAGTCATCAACATCAAGCACGGGCAGTTCCTTGCACCCGAAAATATGATAAAGCCGGTGCAAAAAGCGGTAGATGCCGGCAATGACCAAATTATATTGACCGAGCGCGGATATACCTTCGGCTACAACGACTTGATAGTAGACCCCCGTAGTTTCTACCATCTCAACCAAACAGGCTACCCCGTAGTGTTTGACATCACCCACTCCATCCGCAAGTATGGCATCCCGAGTGCTGACCCGCGCGGAGGCGCCCGTGAGTTTTTACCTACCATTGCCCGCGCCGGAGTGGCTGCCGGAGTAGATGGCGTTTTCATTGAAACGCACCCCAATCCCGCAGAAGCCCTCTGTGATGCGGCAAGCCAAATGTGCGTTTTTGACCTCGAAGAGTTTTTGAAACCCTTGATTGAAATTCACAACTTGGAAGTAAAATACAGACCTGTCTTTTCAGAACAAACAGAAACAAAGTAA
- a CDS encoding OmpA family protein — MRRLILIVSLLLLTVPFLGYAQQYSTKNKKAIRLYEQASASFRQRDYETGMNLLLQAVKKDSAFVEAHMSLAHNFQLFGYLSKALEHYEAAVKAAPKSLKVVGAYYTLAIEYLKQGRYAEAKEYALRFLSFHPERNNFTKDAERVVASAEFAMEAMQKPLPFAPKPLPGKVNREDYLQYFPVLTADEEMLIFTARRKEKGRDEDIFISYRQEDGTWGEPQLLSPVINTAASEGTCAISADGTVLVFTSCQSRRGYGSCDLFVSYRYGNEWTTPVNLGANVNSSSWESQPTLSPDGRTLFFVSDRPGGMGERDIYMTTRDEDGRWLPAVNLGAPINTYADEVSPFLYANGKRLFFASNGHIGMGDFDLYYSDWYRGRWSEPVNLGYPLNDHQSQVSLFVTADGKKGYYAQEKWEGRQQLSAVLMYFDMPPQLVPQEQTAYVKGVVRDAQTLQPLKVKIELYNVQEDSLVAKVWSDTLTGEYLIVLSEGADYALEANKPGYLMKSIPFRLKEINDTLRPLTLDIMLEPITEGAKFVMSNVFFDYGKYTLREESKAELRKVVEFMQQNPEVIGEIAGHTDDIGDEKSNMQLSLQRAKAVYDYLVAEGIEPQRLRYKGYGETQPAVPNTSDENRAQNRRIEFRILSVKKR, encoded by the coding sequence ATGCGTCGATTGATTTTGATTGTAAGCTTGCTGTTGTTGACTGTCCCCTTCTTGGGCTATGCCCAACAATACTCAACTAAGAACAAGAAAGCCATAAGACTCTATGAGCAGGCAAGTGCGAGCTTTCGTCAGCGCGACTACGAAACGGGCATGAACTTGCTGCTGCAAGCCGTGAAAAAAGACTCCGCTTTTGTGGAGGCTCATATGTCTCTGGCTCATAACTTCCAACTGTTTGGTTATTTGTCCAAAGCGCTGGAACACTATGAGGCAGCCGTGAAAGCAGCCCCCAAAAGCCTCAAGGTGGTGGGCGCTTACTATACTCTGGCTATCGAATATTTGAAGCAAGGGCGCTACGCCGAAGCCAAAGAGTATGCTTTGCGTTTTTTGAGCTTTCACCCCGAACGTAACAACTTTACTAAGGATGCAGAGCGAGTGGTGGCTTCGGCAGAGTTTGCTATGGAAGCCATGCAGAAACCATTGCCCTTTGCGCCCAAGCCACTGCCCGGTAAGGTCAATCGCGAAGATTATCTACAATATTTCCCCGTGCTTACTGCCGATGAGGAAATGCTCATCTTCACAGCACGCAGAAAAGAGAAAGGACGCGACGAAGACATATTCATAAGCTACCGCCAAGAAGATGGCACTTGGGGCGAGCCACAGCTTTTGTCGCCGGTTATCAATACGGCGGCAAGCGAAGGCACCTGTGCCATCTCTGCCGATGGCACCGTCTTAGTTTTTACTTCCTGTCAGTCGCGGCGAGGCTATGGCAGCTGCGACCTTTTTGTTTCCTACCGTTATGGCAATGAATGGACTACCCCTGTCAACTTGGGTGCCAATGTCAACAGTTCTTCGTGGGAGTCGCAGCCTACCTTATCGCCCGATGGGCGTACGCTCTTCTTTGTGTCAGACCGCCCCGGTGGTATGGGCGAGCGCGATATTTATATGACTACCCGCGATGAAGACGGTCGTTGGTTGCCGGCAGTGAATTTGGGGGCACCCATAAATACTTATGCCGACGAGGTGTCGCCTTTCCTGTATGCCAACGGCAAACGTCTGTTTTTTGCTTCTAACGGGCATATCGGTATGGGCGACTTCGACCTCTATTATAGCGACTGGTACCGTGGGCGATGGAGTGAACCGGTCAACTTGGGCTACCCGCTCAATGACCATCAGTCGCAGGTGTCGCTATTTGTAACTGCCGACGGCAAGAAGGGCTACTATGCACAGGAAAAATGGGAAGGACGCCAGCAGCTCTCAGCCGTACTTATGTATTTCGATATGCCCCCGCAGCTTGTTCCCCAAGAGCAAACGGCTTATGTAAAAGGCGTGGTGCGCGATGCACAAACCTTGCAGCCTCTGAAGGTAAAAATTGAGCTGTATAATGTGCAGGAAGACAGTTTGGTGGCGAAAGTGTGGTCCGATACCCTCACAGGCGAGTACCTCATTGTGCTCAGCGAGGGCGCCGATTATGCGTTGGAAGCAAACAAGCCGGGCTATTTGATGAAAAGCATACCCTTCCGGCTCAAGGAAATCAACGATACCCTGCGCCCCTTAACGCTGGATATTATGTTAGAACCTATTACGGAAGGTGCCAAATTCGTGATGTCGAATGTCTTTTTTGACTATGGGAAATATACCCTGCGCGAAGAGTCGAAAGCTGAATTGCGTAAAGTGGTGGAGTTTATGCAGCAAAATCCTGAGGTGATAGGAGAAATTGCCGGGCATACCGACGACATAGGCGACGAAAAGAGCAACATGCAACTGTCGTTGCAGCGGGCAAAGGCAGTGTACGACTATCTGGTAGCCGAAGGCATAGAGCCGCAGCGCTTGCGCTATAAAGGCTATGGAGAAACTCAACCGGCAGTGCCCAATACCTCTGATGAGAACCGAGCACAAAACCGCCGTATCGAATTCCGTATTCTATCAGTAAAAAAAAGGTAG
- a CDS encoding 7-carboxy-7-deazaguanine synthase QueE translates to MRAWTFEDGPMIDRQENQKHHWKQAEVPLLPVMEHFYTLQGEGAYQGHAAYFVRLAGCDVGCVWCDVKESWHTEGYPHLPVTALIEEARRHPARLLVTTGGEPLMYALDEWCNYWREAGFRLHLETSGAYPLSGIWDWICLSPKKFKRPHESVCQQADELKVVVYHKSDFAWAEEYALKVPDNCLLFLQPEWSRAQRLLPSIIEYVKANPRWRISLQTHKYMNIP, encoded by the coding sequence TTGCGAGCTTGGACCTTTGAGGACGGACCTATGATAGATAGGCAAGAAAACCAAAAACATCATTGGAAACAGGCGGAGGTGCCACTGTTGCCAGTGATGGAGCATTTCTATACGCTGCAGGGCGAAGGCGCTTATCAAGGGCATGCTGCCTATTTTGTACGTCTTGCCGGCTGTGATGTGGGCTGTGTCTGGTGTGATGTCAAGGAGTCGTGGCATACTGAGGGCTATCCCCACTTACCCGTGACAGCGCTCATCGAAGAAGCCCGGCGCCATCCGGCGCGCTTGCTGGTAACCACCGGCGGCGAGCCTTTGATGTATGCTTTGGATGAATGGTGCAACTATTGGAGAGAAGCAGGCTTCCGCCTGCACCTCGAAACATCGGGCGCCTATCCACTTTCCGGTATATGGGATTGGATTTGCCTCTCCCCGAAAAAGTTTAAACGCCCCCACGAAAGTGTTTGCCAGCAGGCAGATGAACTGAAAGTAGTGGTGTATCATAAGAGCGATTTTGCTTGGGCAGAAGAATATGCCTTGAAAGTGCCGGACAACTGTCTTTTGTTTCTACAGCCCGAGTGGAGCCGTGCCCAACGCCTTCTTCCTTCTATCATAGAGTATGTAAAAGCCAACCCCCGTTGGCGTATTTCGTTACAGACTCATAAATACATGAACATCCCATAA
- a CDS encoding metal-dependent hydrolase, giving the protein MTIQYLGHSCVLVEVNNCKILFDPFVWGNPLAADKVSMQDLRCDYMLVSHGHQDHVAEVMSVYQYCEAELVGVFEVSRWFAQKGVKRVTSMNIGGSAQFDFGKLTLVPAAHSSSMPDGSYGGVAAGFILQTPEGTLYFAGDTGLFFDMQYFGERYDIDVAFLPIGGHYTMDAADAAIAARWLKAKYSIGMHYDTFEPIRIDKQQARAAFEAEGQQLYLLSIKEKVSF; this is encoded by the coding sequence ATGACTATACAATATTTAGGGCACTCTTGTGTTTTGGTAGAAGTAAACAACTGCAAAATCCTTTTTGACCCTTTTGTGTGGGGCAACCCGCTGGCTGCCGACAAAGTGAGCATGCAAGATTTGCGTTGCGATTACATGTTGGTATCGCATGGGCATCAAGACCACGTGGCAGAGGTGATGAGCGTGTATCAGTATTGCGAGGCAGAGCTGGTAGGTGTTTTTGAAGTGAGCCGCTGGTTTGCTCAAAAAGGTGTGAAGCGGGTAACTTCCATGAATATAGGAGGCAGTGCACAGTTCGACTTCGGTAAACTTACCTTAGTGCCTGCAGCCCACAGTAGCAGCATGCCCGATGGCTCCTATGGTGGTGTAGCAGCAGGCTTCATACTGCAAACGCCGGAAGGCACCCTTTACTTTGCCGGTGATACTGGGCTGTTTTTCGATATGCAGTATTTCGGAGAACGTTATGATATAGATGTAGCTTTCCTGCCCATAGGTGGGCACTACACCATGGATGCTGCCGACGCTGCCATTGCTGCTCGCTGGCTGAAAGCCAAATACTCCATAGGCATGCATTACGATACCTTCGAGCCCATTCGTATTGACAAGCAGCAAGCAAGAGCCGCTTTTGAAGCCGAAGGGCAACAGCTCTACCTGCTGAGTATTAAAGAAAAAGTGTCGTTTTAA
- a CDS encoding GNAT family N-acetyltransferase — translation MIQNIFFDIEVPEFADSLWLDNYLEEGWFRSSRMMLRSNVLCVEGELLETINIRYNLRDYEYPKRLRKLMRRNHRLFRHEVRPARITKRRRCMYKEHIKRFKGMVVPTLDAFMAGSFHEYSPFNTMEVTVYDGRRVVAVSYFDVGMRAIASILGFFDPAYSRYSLGIYTMLLEIEWARQHQIQYYYPGYILDAHPLFDYKLRLGQAEVYDWNRHWVPFDPSMREHTLAAAIRSKHHLLREQLERHAVFYDAFSYPLAYLGYLQIPLSGESVLFQSLNFVRDFAFFYLGVDKDENFWVVAYDPLKKLYHIAAVRYFQLNSFLEKAMYIHVEESPNTLLDILYYQEFYYLGEEAEQVALQAKQLQKELSLNFFKKP, via the coding sequence ATGATTCAAAATATATTTTTCGACATAGAAGTTCCCGAGTTTGCCGATAGTCTGTGGTTGGACAACTACTTGGAGGAGGGATGGTTCCGTAGTAGCCGCATGATGCTACGCTCTAATGTGCTGTGTGTAGAAGGCGAGCTGCTCGAAACCATCAACATACGTTACAACCTGCGCGACTATGAATACCCCAAACGGCTACGCAAGCTGATGCGGCGTAATCATCGCCTTTTTCGGCACGAAGTGCGCCCAGCGCGTATTACTAAGCGCCGTCGCTGCATGTATAAAGAGCACATCAAGCGCTTCAAGGGCATGGTGGTGCCTACTTTAGATGCTTTTATGGCAGGTAGTTTCCATGAGTACAGTCCTTTCAACACCATGGAGGTAACCGTCTATGATGGACGGCGCGTTGTGGCGGTCAGTTACTTCGATGTAGGCATGCGTGCCATAGCAAGCATCTTAGGGTTCTTCGACCCGGCATATAGCCGCTACAGCTTGGGAATATATACTATGCTGTTGGAAATAGAGTGGGCACGGCAACATCAAATACAATACTATTATCCGGGCTATATTTTGGATGCCCATCCGTTGTTTGATTACAAGCTGCGTTTAGGGCAAGCCGAAGTTTACGACTGGAATCGCCATTGGGTGCCCTTTGACCCTTCGATGCGAGAGCACACACTGGCAGCAGCAATTCGTTCAAAGCACCACCTGTTGCGTGAGCAGTTGGAGCGTCATGCCGTATTCTACGACGCTTTCTCTTACCCATTGGCTTATTTAGGCTACCTGCAAATACCGTTGAGCGGTGAATCTGTTTTGTTTCAGTCGCTTAACTTTGTGCGCGATTTTGCTTTCTTCTATCTGGGGGTTGATAAAGATGAAAATTTTTGGGTAGTTGCCTACGACCCCTTGAAAAAACTCTATCATATTGCTGCTGTGCGTTATTTTCAGCTCAATAGTTTCCTAGAAAAAGCCATGTACATACACGTGGAAGAAAGTCCTAATACTTTGCTTGACATTCTCTATTATCAGGAATTCTATTATCTTGGTGAAGAAGCAGAGCAGGTGGCTCTGCAAGCCAAACAATTGCAGAAAGAATTGTCATTAAACTTTTTTAAAAAGCCATGA
- a CDS encoding ATP-dependent DNA helicase, with the protein MASVPLPAIDKNKEFRLAFDLLKHTTQSLFLTGKAGTGKTTFLHYLREHLSKKMVVLAPTGIAAVRAGGQTIHSFFRIDYKELFLPDDPRLSFSKVEETFRMQEEFVQLLRSLELLVIDEVSMLRCDLVDVMDRILRAARAMPLMPFGGLPVLWIGDLYQLPPVVREEESKLLESYYEPNFYFFQARVFRENYRPICIELQKVYRQEDQRFLDLLNRLRENALTPDDKALLRSRIDPHFHPEPNSGYVMLCTHNRQADAINRNNLHSLKGKQHTFEAIVEGDFPPSMYPVEKELSLKEGAQVMFTKNNWSKDYYNGEVGIVRAIDEDEILVEVPEKSKEIVVEREEWENIRYKTQRTKGMPVSVETEVVGRFVQYPLRLAWAITVHKSQGMTFEKVYAELHRAFAHGQVYVALSRCRSLEGLRLKSDIPPTCIRVDKRITDFIRQAQWHGHEVEQLLAQTLGEEFQVCEEKEEENLRQATALRMQQDAEAWRTSLPPLDSLLEMKATLEQQLRSSEEAGEVLPKLLQWQMLCLAIELKTNPQAPVGWQARWAFLQAMLQRWGS; encoded by the coding sequence ATGGCATCGGTACCATTACCAGCTATTGACAAGAACAAGGAGTTTCGTTTGGCTTTCGACCTACTAAAACACACCACGCAGTCCTTGTTTTTGACCGGCAAAGCAGGCACTGGCAAAACCACTTTTTTGCATTACCTGCGTGAGCACTTGTCCAAAAAAATGGTGGTGCTGGCACCTACGGGCATTGCTGCCGTGCGGGCAGGTGGACAAACCATCCATTCGTTTTTCAGAATAGACTACAAAGAGCTTTTTTTGCCCGACGACCCACGCCTTTCTTTTTCCAAAGTAGAAGAGACCTTTCGCATGCAAGAAGAATTTGTGCAGTTGTTGCGAAGCCTCGAACTGCTCGTTATCGACGAAGTGTCTATGCTGCGTTGCGACTTGGTCGATGTGATGGACCGCATTTTGCGTGCCGCGCGCGCAATGCCCCTGATGCCTTTCGGAGGGTTGCCTGTTTTGTGGATTGGCGACCTCTATCAGTTACCACCAGTGGTGCGTGAAGAAGAAAGCAAACTGTTAGAGTCTTATTATGAGCCCAATTTCTACTTTTTCCAAGCGCGTGTTTTTCGTGAAAACTACCGCCCCATTTGCATAGAACTGCAGAAGGTCTATAGGCAGGAAGACCAGCGCTTTTTGGATTTGCTGAACCGCCTGCGTGAAAATGCACTCACGCCCGATGATAAAGCCCTGCTGCGTTCGCGTATAGACCCGCACTTCCACCCAGAGCCGAACAGCGGCTATGTGATGCTTTGCACCCACAACCGCCAAGCCGACGCTATCAATCGCAACAACCTGCACAGCCTGAAAGGCAAGCAGCATACCTTTGAAGCTATTGTAGAAGGGGATTTTCCGCCTTCTATGTATCCGGTTGAAAAGGAATTATCGCTTAAAGAAGGGGCGCAAGTGATGTTTACCAAAAACAACTGGAGCAAAGATTACTACAATGGTGAAGTGGGTATTGTGCGTGCCATCGATGAAGATGAAATACTAGTGGAAGTGCCGGAAAAAAGCAAAGAAATCGTTGTAGAGCGTGAAGAGTGGGAAAATATACGTTACAAAACACAACGAACTAAGGGCATGCCCGTAAGTGTGGAGACCGAAGTAGTAGGACGTTTCGTGCAATATCCTCTGCGCTTGGCGTGGGCTATCACCGTGCACAAAAGTCAAGGCATGACCTTTGAAAAGGTGTATGCCGAGCTGCACCGTGCTTTTGCTCATGGGCAGGTATATGTGGCGCTGAGCCGTTGTCGTTCGCTTGAGGGCTTGCGTCTCAAAAGCGACATACCCCCGACTTGCATACGTGTCGATAAGCGCATTACAGACTTCATACGTCAGGCGCAATGGCATGGGCATGAAGTAGAGCAGCTTTTAGCGCAAACCTTAGGTGAAGAGTTTCAAGTCTGTGAAGAAAAAGAAGAAGAAAATCTACGGCAAGCCACTGCTTTGCGCATGCAACAAGATGCTGAGGCATGGCGCACCTCTTTGCCACCACTCGACAGCCTGCTGGAAATGAAGGCAACACTTGAACAGCAGCTCCGCAGCAGCGAAGAGGCTGGCGAGGTGTTGCCCAAGCTATTGCAGTGGCAGATGCTTTGCTTGGCAATAGAACTCAAGACAAACCCACAAGCGCCCGTCGGCTGGCAAGCGCGTTGGGCATTCCTGCAAGCGATGCTACAGCGATGGGGTAGCTAA